One genomic segment of Amycolatopsis granulosa includes these proteins:
- a CDS encoding SDR family NAD(P)-dependent oxidoreductase encodes MSTGPGLGAPTSADSSELAGRVAVVTGGASGMGLATAHALARRGATVAVFDLAAPGRADLAATLEVAPGRVCSTAVDITDADAVHDAFDALLAGHSRLDILVNAAGIAPPTPFDDITENEWNRVLAVNVHGTFLCCRQALPAMRAGRWGRIVNFSSTAGKTISTAGGAHYTTAKHGVLGLTRHLAKTCGPDGVTVNAVCPGLIDTPMARALLPDETLERVTRSFPVPRVGQAWEVAELVAFLASDRAAYITGAAVDINGGDLII; translated from the coding sequence ATGAGCACCGGACCGGGGCTCGGCGCCCCCACCAGCGCCGACAGCAGCGAACTCGCGGGCCGGGTCGCGGTCGTCACCGGCGGCGCGAGCGGCATGGGGCTGGCCACCGCGCACGCCCTCGCCCGCCGCGGGGCGACCGTCGCCGTGTTCGACCTCGCCGCACCCGGCCGCGCCGATCTGGCGGCCACGCTGGAGGTGGCACCCGGCAGGGTCTGTTCGACGGCGGTGGACATCACCGACGCCGACGCGGTCCACGACGCGTTCGACGCGCTGCTGGCCGGCCACTCGCGGCTCGACATCCTCGTCAACGCCGCGGGGATCGCGCCGCCGACCCCGTTCGACGACATCACCGAGAACGAGTGGAACCGGGTGCTCGCGGTGAACGTGCACGGCACGTTCCTGTGCTGCCGGCAAGCGCTGCCCGCGATGCGCGCCGGCCGGTGGGGGCGGATCGTCAACTTCTCCTCCACCGCGGGCAAGACGATCAGCACCGCGGGCGGGGCGCACTACACCACGGCCAAGCACGGGGTCCTCGGCCTGACCCGGCACCTGGCCAAGACCTGCGGACCCGACGGCGTCACCGTGAACGCCGTCTGCCCCGGCCTCATCGACACGCCGATGGCCCGCGCCCTGCTGCCCGACGAGACGCTGGAGCGCGTCACCCGGTCGTTCCCGGTGCCCCGCGTCGGGCAGGCGTGGGAAGTCGCGGAACTCGTGGCGTTCCTCGCCTCCGACCGGGCGGCCTACATCACCGGCGCGGCCGTGGACATCAACGGCGGCGACCTCATCATCTGA
- a CDS encoding CoA-acylating methylmalonate-semialdehyde dehydrogenase, with translation MTVRTILHHIDGRETAGASSRTAPVWDPASGEHQADVLLAEAADVDAAVQAARAALPGWADTSVMRRSRLMFAFRNLVEKHLDEIARLVSAEHGKVLDDARGEVVRGLEVIDFACGIPQLLKGDYSDQVSTGVDLFSFRQPLGVCAGISPFNFPAMVPMWMHPIAIATGNTFVLKPSERDPSVSNFVAGLYADAGLPGGVFNVVHGDKVAVDAILDHPDVAAVSFVGSTPIAKYVHDRASSNGKRVQALGGAKNHAVVLPDADLDQAADHLVSAAYGSAGQRCMAISVAVAVGDVAGPLVDLLRKKAEAIKVGPGLAAGSEMGPVVSREALSRVTGAIRSGVDAGAELVLDGREIDVQGDGFFVGPTLFDRVTPEMDVYREEIFGPVLVVVRAGSLAEAIDLVNASDWANGTAIFTSSGQAARTFQRSVQVGMIGINVPIPVPMAFYSFGGWKQSLFGAHHMHGPEGVAFYTRAKAVTSRWPEDGAHQRSDLHFPTAV, from the coding sequence ATGACAGTCCGGACCATCCTCCACCACATCGACGGCCGGGAGACCGCGGGCGCATCGAGCCGCACCGCACCGGTCTGGGACCCCGCGTCGGGCGAGCACCAGGCCGATGTGCTCCTGGCCGAAGCCGCCGACGTCGACGCCGCCGTGCAGGCCGCCCGGGCCGCACTGCCCGGCTGGGCCGACACGTCCGTGATGCGCCGGTCGCGGTTGATGTTCGCCTTCCGCAACCTCGTCGAGAAGCACCTGGACGAGATCGCCCGGCTGGTGTCCGCCGAGCACGGCAAGGTCCTCGACGACGCCAGGGGCGAGGTCGTGCGCGGCCTGGAGGTGATCGACTTCGCCTGCGGGATCCCGCAGCTGCTCAAGGGCGACTACTCCGACCAGGTTTCGACCGGTGTCGACCTCTTCTCGTTCCGCCAGCCGCTCGGCGTGTGCGCGGGAATCTCGCCGTTCAACTTCCCCGCCATGGTTCCGATGTGGATGCACCCGATCGCGATCGCGACCGGCAACACGTTCGTGCTCAAGCCCTCCGAGCGCGACCCGTCGGTGTCGAACTTCGTCGCCGGGCTGTACGCCGACGCCGGCCTGCCCGGCGGTGTGTTCAACGTGGTGCACGGCGACAAGGTCGCGGTCGACGCGATCCTGGACCACCCGGACGTCGCGGCGGTGTCGTTCGTCGGCTCGACCCCGATCGCGAAGTACGTGCACGACCGCGCGAGTTCGAACGGCAAGCGCGTGCAGGCGCTGGGCGGAGCCAAGAACCACGCCGTGGTGCTGCCCGACGCCGACCTCGACCAGGCCGCCGACCACCTGGTCTCGGCCGCGTACGGGTCGGCGGGCCAGCGCTGCATGGCGATCTCGGTCGCCGTCGCGGTCGGTGACGTGGCCGGACCGCTCGTCGATCTGCTGCGGAAGAAGGCAGAGGCGATCAAGGTCGGGCCGGGGCTGGCGGCCGGGTCCGAAATGGGCCCGGTCGTGTCGCGGGAAGCGCTTTCACGGGTCACCGGTGCCATCCGGTCCGGCGTCGACGCGGGCGCCGAGCTGGTGCTGGACGGGCGCGAGATCGACGTCCAGGGCGACGGGTTCTTCGTCGGCCCCACGTTGTTCGACCGTGTCACGCCGGAGATGGACGTCTACCGCGAGGAGATCTTCGGCCCGGTGCTCGTCGTCGTACGCGCCGGCTCGCTGGCGGAGGCCATCGACCTCGTCAACGCCAGCGACTGGGCCAACGGCACGGCGATCTTCACCTCCAGCGGCCAGGCGGCGCGCACCTTCCAGCGTTCGGTACAGGTCGGGATGATCGGGATCAACGTCCCGATCCCGGTGCCGATGGCGTTCTACTCCTTCGGCGGGTGGAAGCAGTCTCTGTTCGGCGCCCACCACATGCACGGGCCCGAGGGGGTGGCCTTCTACACCCGCGCGAAGGCGGTCACCAGCCGCTGGCCGGAGGACGGCGCGCACCAGCGCAGCGACCTGCACTTCCCGACCGCGGTCTGA
- a CDS encoding GntR family transcriptional regulator encodes MPDIHSVITGTPHVPALLLVGRADAGLDRTGQAYRAIRRQIIDLTLPPGSSFTEASLAQQWGISKTPVREALARLRRDGLVTALPRAGYVVSPITLQDTDDLCALRTLLSGEAAAQAARRGVPAPALARLEALSEVHFALAAGEVEQEEALRGAVEFEAVIANSAGNNRLAKAIVDVVDELERVLRMAALIAPSAASPPGELKAIFERLRERDADGAEAAMRNRCERVRHDVIQVLAGSASVSRAHIEMPAPSLPPA; translated from the coding sequence GTGCCTGACATCCATTCCGTGATCACGGGAACGCCCCACGTCCCCGCCCTGCTGCTGGTCGGCCGGGCGGACGCCGGACTCGACCGCACCGGCCAGGCGTACCGGGCGATCAGGCGCCAGATCATCGACCTCACGCTGCCGCCAGGCAGCAGCTTCACCGAGGCCTCGCTGGCGCAGCAGTGGGGCATCAGCAAGACACCGGTGCGCGAGGCGCTCGCGCGGCTGCGGCGCGACGGCCTCGTGACGGCACTGCCGCGCGCGGGGTACGTCGTCAGCCCGATCACGCTGCAGGACACCGACGACCTCTGCGCCTTGCGGACACTGCTGTCCGGCGAGGCCGCCGCCCAGGCCGCGCGCCGCGGTGTGCCCGCGCCGGCGCTCGCGCGGCTGGAAGCGCTGTCCGAGGTCCATTTCGCACTCGCGGCGGGTGAGGTGGAACAGGAGGAGGCGCTGCGGGGCGCGGTCGAGTTCGAGGCCGTCATCGCCAACAGCGCCGGCAACAACCGCCTGGCGAAGGCGATCGTCGACGTGGTCGACGAGCTGGAACGGGTCCTGCGGATGGCGGCGCTGATCGCGCCCAGCGCCGCGAGCCCGCCCGGCGAGCTGAAAGCCATCTTCGAGCGGCTGCGGGAACGCGACGCGGACGGCGCCGAGGCGGCGATGCGCAACCGGTGCGAGCGCGTGCGGCACGACGTCATCCAGGTCCTCGCCGGGAGCGCCTCCGTGAGCAGGGCGCACATCGAGATGCCGGCCCCCTCGCTCCCGCCGGCCTAG
- a CDS encoding pyridoxal phosphate-dependent aminotransferase, whose translation MATRDRAARAARDGAAVLPLVGAPVLPMPEHVRQAVRRAMDQPDPRDSRGLPELRAAIAAELAREHGLHVDPERRLLITHGAMQGLSLVLRTVLAPGEEVIVPSPTFFFDGPIREAGATAVHVPAHERDGWALDLEALEAAVTPRSRVLLLCNPNNPTGYLPDAATVAAVADLAARHGLLVVSDDSWQHFTFDGRRYQPVEAFADRWPHLVTVTSLSKYYALASWRVGYVLAPPPLIEAIECRFQWEAVCCGAVPQHAAIATLTGPRDWLDQALSTYQAKRDRVCDGIAASGLPEPVRPAAGAFLLVDCASLGDTPDDIDRVLLRHGIASIRGGDLHAPGTHVRLTFGSPEPVLDELVHRLAAARREAR comes from the coding sequence ATGGCCACGCGTGACCGGGCAGCCCGTGCCGCGCGCGACGGGGCAGCGGTCCTCCCGCTCGTGGGCGCCCCGGTCCTGCCGATGCCGGAGCACGTGCGGCAAGCGGTCCGGCGGGCGATGGACCAGCCCGACCCGCGCGACAGCCGCGGCCTGCCCGAGCTCCGCGCCGCGATCGCCGCCGAACTCGCGCGCGAGCACGGCCTGCACGTCGATCCCGAGCGCCGCCTGCTGATCACGCACGGGGCGATGCAGGGCCTGTCCCTCGTGCTGCGCACGGTGCTCGCCCCGGGCGAGGAGGTGATCGTGCCGTCCCCCACCTTCTTCTTCGACGGCCCGATCCGCGAGGCCGGCGCGACCGCCGTGCACGTCCCCGCGCACGAGCGCGACGGCTGGGCGCTCGACCTCGAAGCCCTGGAGGCCGCCGTGACACCCCGCAGCCGGGTTCTGCTCCTGTGCAACCCCAACAACCCGACCGGCTACCTCCCCGATGCCGCGACCGTCGCGGCGGTGGCCGACCTCGCCGCCCGCCACGGGCTCCTCGTCGTCTCCGACGACTCGTGGCAGCACTTCACCTTCGACGGCCGCCGCTACCAGCCGGTCGAGGCGTTCGCCGATCGCTGGCCGCACCTGGTCACCGTCACCAGCCTCAGCAAGTACTACGCGCTCGCGAGCTGGCGGGTCGGCTACGTCCTGGCACCACCGCCGCTCATCGAGGCGATCGAGTGCCGGTTCCAGTGGGAGGCGGTCTGTTGCGGCGCGGTACCGCAGCACGCCGCGATCGCCACCCTCACCGGGCCGCGCGACTGGCTCGACCAGGCGCTGTCCACCTACCAGGCCAAGCGCGACCGCGTGTGCGACGGCATCGCCGCGAGCGGCCTCCCCGAACCCGTGCGGCCCGCGGCGGGCGCGTTCCTCCTCGTCGACTGCGCGAGCCTCGGTGACACCCCGGACGACATCGACCGCGTGCTCCTCCGGCACGGCATCGCGAGCATCCGCGGCGGCGACCTGCACGCCCCCGGCACGCACGTCCGCCTCACGTTCGGCTCGCCGGAACCCGTGCTCGACGAGCTGGTCCACCGCCTCGCCGCGGCGCGCCGCGAAGCCCGCTGA
- a CDS encoding indolepyruvate ferredoxin oxidoreductase family protein translates to MTTFTLDERYVREAGTVYLTGVQALVRVMLDRVRHDRRGGGDTATFVSGYEGSPLAGFDLELARRAALLDEHAIVHRPGLNEELAATSVMGSQLAAGLGSLRADGVTGWWYGKAPGLDRATDALRHANLAGTHPRGGAVALVGDDPNAKSSTVPCASEHALADLAIPVFFPADSQDILEHGRHAVELSRASGLWTAMKIVANVADAAGTAVVEPSWAAPVLSEGAYGHRPSSRLVGPELAAVEHSLHRVRMPLALEYLRVSGVNRIVRSGPADRIGIITAGKSYLDLRQALRTLGLDEAALARYGIRILKLGVIHPVEPSIVTEFADGLDEIVVVEEKRALVEPAVKEILYGRSAAPRVHGKTGPDGRVLFTELGELDPDVIARGLAARLGDIEPVQAWRGRRRRERIAVPLLARTPYFCSGCPHNSSTKVPDGTLVGAGIGCHTMALFMEPGQVGDVIGITQMGGEGAQWIGMAPFVEARHLVQNIGDGTFTHSGSLAVRAAVAAGVNVTYKLLHNSAVAMTGGQDAVGALPVDKLAALLLTEGAAKVVVTSDQPRRLRRLRFPRGVAVRSREDLLRVQEELAAVPGVTVIIHDQECAAEKRRKRRRGKLETPATKVFINERVCEGCGDCGVKSNCLSVQPVETEFGRKTRIHQASCNVDYSCLKGDCPSFLTVVPGKARQRKAVPPLSATALPEPPVAAGDVAVRITGIGGTGVVTVAQILATAAVLDGRHVRTLDQTGLAQKGGAVVSDVKITRAPVEQAAKLAAGECDLYLACDPLVAADPVHLGVADPDRTVAVVSTSEVPTGRMIADPAVSFPGETSIRSVLDGATARGHYLDARAAAEALFGDDQFANILQLGAACQTGALNVSAAAIERAIEVNGTAVPANLQAFRRGRQLVADPDALAAELAPPRPAPGPVTDPDAVRRVRSLVRTEGGELARLLDVRVPDLVAYQDEAYARGYAEFVEQVRARAGDGPVTQAVARSLHKLMAYKDEYEVARLSLDPALQAEIEAQFGAGARYAHQFHPPVLRALGLDRKIALGRWARPVLRLLRAGRRLRGTRWDVFGYAGVRRVERQLIGEYREAITSALAAGMDEAALLELAGLPDVVRGYEDIKLAAVAGYRRRQAELTAAVTRTENDRPRQPSA, encoded by the coding sequence ATGACCACCTTCACCCTGGACGAGCGGTACGTGCGCGAAGCGGGAACGGTCTACCTCACGGGTGTGCAGGCCCTGGTCCGCGTGATGCTCGACCGCGTCCGTCACGACCGCCGCGGCGGCGGCGACACGGCCACCTTCGTGTCCGGCTACGAGGGTTCCCCGCTGGCCGGGTTCGACCTCGAGCTGGCGCGGCGCGCGGCGCTGCTGGACGAGCACGCGATCGTGCACCGGCCGGGCCTGAACGAGGAGCTCGCCGCGACCTCGGTGATGGGCAGCCAGCTGGCCGCGGGCCTGGGCTCGTTGCGCGCGGACGGGGTGACCGGCTGGTGGTACGGCAAGGCGCCGGGCCTGGACCGGGCCACCGACGCGCTGCGGCACGCCAATCTGGCCGGTACGCATCCCCGCGGCGGTGCCGTCGCGCTGGTCGGGGACGACCCGAACGCCAAGTCGTCGACGGTGCCGTGCGCCTCGGAGCACGCGCTGGCCGATCTGGCGATTCCGGTGTTCTTCCCCGCGGACTCGCAGGACATCCTGGAGCACGGACGGCACGCGGTGGAGCTGTCGCGGGCGAGCGGGCTGTGGACGGCGATGAAGATCGTCGCCAATGTCGCCGACGCGGCCGGTACCGCCGTGGTCGAGCCGTCGTGGGCCGCGCCGGTGCTGTCCGAAGGTGCTTACGGCCACCGTCCGAGCAGCCGTCTCGTCGGCCCGGAGCTGGCCGCCGTGGAGCACAGCCTGCACCGGGTGCGGATGCCGCTCGCGCTGGAGTACCTCCGCGTCAGCGGGGTCAACCGGATCGTGCGGTCCGGGCCGGCCGACCGGATCGGGATCATCACCGCCGGAAAGTCCTATCTGGACCTGCGGCAGGCGCTGCGGACGCTCGGGCTCGACGAGGCCGCGCTCGCCCGATACGGCATCCGCATCCTCAAACTGGGCGTGATCCACCCCGTCGAACCGTCGATCGTCACCGAGTTCGCCGACGGGCTCGACGAGATCGTGGTGGTCGAGGAGAAACGCGCGCTCGTGGAACCGGCGGTCAAGGAGATCCTCTACGGCCGCAGCGCCGCGCCGCGGGTGCACGGCAAGACCGGCCCGGACGGCCGGGTGCTGTTCACCGAACTGGGCGAGCTCGATCCGGACGTCATCGCCAGGGGCCTTGCCGCACGGCTCGGTGACATCGAGCCGGTGCAGGCGTGGCGGGGACGGCGACGCCGGGAGCGGATCGCGGTGCCGCTGCTGGCCCGCACGCCCTACTTCTGCTCGGGCTGCCCGCACAACTCCTCCACCAAGGTGCCCGACGGCACGCTGGTGGGCGCCGGGATCGGCTGCCACACCATGGCGTTGTTCATGGAACCCGGTCAGGTCGGGGACGTCATCGGCATCACGCAGATGGGCGGCGAGGGTGCCCAGTGGATCGGGATGGCCCCGTTCGTCGAAGCCCGGCACCTCGTGCAGAACATCGGCGACGGCACCTTCACCCACTCCGGCAGCCTCGCCGTGCGGGCCGCGGTCGCGGCGGGCGTGAACGTCACCTACAAGCTGCTGCACAACTCGGCGGTGGCGATGACCGGCGGTCAGGACGCCGTCGGTGCCCTGCCGGTGGACAAGCTCGCCGCACTGCTGCTCACCGAGGGAGCCGCCAAGGTGGTGGTCACCTCCGACCAGCCGCGCCGGCTGCGCCGCCTGCGGTTCCCGCGCGGCGTGGCGGTCCGCTCGCGCGAGGACCTGCTGCGGGTGCAGGAGGAGCTGGCCGCGGTCCCCGGGGTCACCGTGATCATCCACGACCAGGAGTGCGCCGCCGAGAAGCGGCGCAAGCGGCGGCGCGGCAAGCTGGAGACCCCGGCCACCAAGGTGTTCATCAACGAACGGGTCTGCGAGGGCTGTGGTGACTGCGGGGTGAAGTCCAACTGCCTGTCCGTGCAGCCGGTGGAGACCGAGTTCGGCCGCAAGACCCGCATCCACCAGGCGTCGTGCAATGTGGACTACTCGTGCCTGAAGGGCGACTGCCCGTCCTTCCTCACCGTGGTGCCCGGGAAAGCCAGGCAGCGCAAGGCGGTCCCGCCGCTTTCGGCGACCGCGCTGCCGGAACCGCCGGTGGCGGCCGGAGATGTCGCCGTGCGGATCACCGGCATCGGCGGCACCGGCGTGGTGACCGTCGCGCAGATCCTCGCCACCGCCGCCGTGCTCGACGGGCGTCACGTGCGCACCCTCGACCAGACCGGGCTCGCACAGAAGGGCGGCGCCGTGGTTTCCGATGTCAAGATCACCCGCGCTCCGGTGGAGCAGGCGGCCAAGCTCGCCGCGGGGGAGTGCGACCTGTACCTGGCCTGCGACCCGCTGGTGGCGGCCGATCCGGTGCACCTGGGCGTGGCCGACCCGGACCGCACGGTCGCCGTGGTGTCCACATCGGAGGTGCCCACCGGGCGGATGATCGCCGACCCCGCGGTGTCCTTCCCCGGCGAGACGAGCATCCGGTCCGTCCTGGACGGTGCGACCGCCCGCGGTCACTACCTGGACGCGCGGGCCGCGGCCGAGGCACTGTTCGGCGACGACCAGTTCGCCAACATCCTCCAGCTCGGCGCCGCCTGCCAGACCGGCGCGCTGAACGTGAGCGCCGCCGCGATCGAGCGGGCCATCGAGGTCAACGGCACCGCCGTGCCGGCGAACCTGCAGGCGTTCCGCCGGGGCCGTCAGCTCGTCGCCGATCCGGACGCACTGGCCGCCGAGCTCGCCCCGCCCCGCCCGGCGCCCGGACCCGTCACAGACCCCGACGCGGTCCGCCGGGTGCGGTCACTGGTGCGCACCGAGGGTGGTGAGCTGGCGCGGTTGCTCGACGTGCGGGTGCCCGACCTCGTCGCCTACCAGGACGAGGCCTACGCACGCGGCTACGCCGAGTTCGTCGAGCAGGTGCGTGCGCGGGCCGGGGACGGTCCCGTCACCCAGGCCGTCGCCCGCAGCCTGCACAAGCTGATGGCCTACAAGGACGAGTACGAGGTTGCCCGGCTCTCCCTCGACCCTGCGCTCCAGGCGGAGATCGAGGCCCAGTTCGGGGCCGGCGCGCGCTACGCCCACCAGTTCCACCCGCCCGTGCTGCGCGCGCTCGGTCTCGACCGCAAGATCGCGCTCGGCCGCTGGGCCCGGCCGGTGCTGCGGCTGCTGCGCGCGGGGCGACGACTGCGGGGCACCCGCTGGGACGTCTTCGGCTACGCCGGGGTGCGGCGTGTCGAGCGGCAGTTGATCGGCGAGTACCGCGAGGCGATCACGAGCGCGCTGGCGGCGGGGATGGACGAGGCGGCGCTGCTCGAGCTCGCCGGACTGCCCGACGTGGTGCGCGGCTACGAGGACATCAAGCTCGCCGCCGTCGCCGGCTACCGGCGGCGGCAGGCCGAGCTCACCGCGGCGGTCACCCGGACGGAGAACGACCGCCCGCGGCAGCCCAGCGCCTGA
- a CDS encoding Lrp/AsnC family transcriptional regulator: MTAEPLDATDHEILALLREDGRRTLSDIAGRVTLSTAAVKRRIDRLQETGVITGFTVQLDHAKLGWGVEAFAQLRFFGTTNVDEIVQSTTRMPEAQAVFTIAGDPDALVWLRVRDLQHLQRTIDELRRSHRITSTKTLIVLDSWTRGQQWPSAAAP, from the coding sequence ATGACCGCGGAGCCGCTCGACGCGACCGACCACGAGATCCTGGCCCTGCTGCGCGAGGACGGGCGCCGGACGCTGTCCGACATCGCCGGCCGGGTCACCCTGTCCACCGCCGCGGTGAAACGGCGCATCGACCGTCTGCAGGAGACCGGCGTCATCACCGGCTTCACCGTGCAGCTCGACCACGCCAAGCTCGGCTGGGGCGTCGAGGCGTTCGCGCAGTTGCGGTTCTTCGGCACCACCAACGTCGACGAGATCGTGCAGAGCACCACCCGGATGCCCGAGGCGCAGGCGGTGTTCACCATCGCCGGCGACCCGGACGCCCTGGTCTGGTTGCGGGTGCGCGACCTGCAGCACCTGCAGCGCACGATCGACGAGCTCCGCCGCAGCCACCGCATCACCAGCACGAAGACCCTGATCGTGCTCGACTCCTGGACGCGGGGTCAGCAATGGCCGTCCGCCGCGGCACCCTGA
- a CDS encoding IclR family transcriptional regulator: protein MSTLQTLDRGLRALEAVAESPAGISVADLARELDVHRAICYRIVATLEGHRLVARTGDGRVRLASGLANLAAKFEPHFNQDVLPLLQDLANRTSATAYLSAVEGNECVVAMVAEPEGTVLTVGYRVGSRHPLTRGAAGIAILAARPEEPGEPEAVRQARRDGYSLTRGQLERGAVGLASGIRAGTLERSIGVVAIDGLDTGLAATEVMAAARRIEHLITA, encoded by the coding sequence ATGAGCACCTTGCAGACGCTCGACCGCGGTCTGCGGGCGTTGGAAGCGGTCGCGGAATCACCCGCGGGGATCTCGGTGGCCGACCTGGCGCGCGAACTCGACGTGCACCGGGCCATCTGCTACCGCATCGTGGCCACCCTCGAAGGCCACCGCCTCGTGGCGCGCACCGGCGACGGACGGGTCCGGCTGGCGTCCGGTCTGGCGAACCTCGCGGCGAAGTTCGAGCCGCACTTCAACCAGGACGTGCTGCCGTTGCTGCAGGACCTGGCCAACCGCACCAGCGCGACGGCGTACCTGTCGGCGGTGGAAGGCAACGAGTGCGTGGTGGCGATGGTCGCCGAACCCGAAGGCACCGTGCTGACCGTCGGCTACCGGGTCGGCAGCAGGCACCCCCTGACCCGCGGGGCGGCCGGGATCGCGATCCTGGCCGCGCGGCCGGAAGAACCCGGTGAGCCGGAGGCGGTACGGCAGGCGCGGCGGGACGGCTACAGCCTGACCCGGGGACAACTGGAGCGCGGCGCGGTCGGTCTCGCCTCCGGGATCCGGGCGGGCACCCTGGAGCGCAGCATCGGGGTGGTCGCCATCGACGGGCTGGACACCGGCCTCGCGGCTACCGAGGTGATGGCCGCCGCGCGGCGGATCGAGCACCTGATCACCGCCTGA